The Lolium perenne isolate Kyuss_39 chromosome 6, Kyuss_2.0, whole genome shotgun sequence genome segment TTTTAGGGGTTGGGGTTGCGCCAAAGACTAGAACCCTCAAACTGCATTatttaggggtttaggggttCTACTCTTTACCCCTGTTTTTCAACCTGTAAAAGTGCACAAAAATGGCTATTTCCAACCTGTAAAACTGCTATAGAGGTTTGAGGGTTTAGGGGCTCTACTAGACATGCTCTTATAAGCATTAGCTGCACAATGGTAAGCTTCCTTTAGCTTCTGAAAGTCGATTTGAACTCTAAGACATGTTTAATGTGCATGAAATTCTTTGTTTGGTGCATCTACCATCTTAACCCTGGAATGCGTGTAGAATTTGGTCTTTACTAGATCCTTGTTTCTGCTTGTTAGTAATGTCAGTCCGTGTAGAATCTTGATCTGTTATTATTTCAAAAAGAAAGCCGTCTTAAAGTCTTGGTCTGTGTAAGTCTTTTCTCGCTTTGTTTCTCTTTGGGACGTTTTTGTTTGTTCCCAATGTGGTGAATAATCAACTCGTTCTAGTTGTTCAAGATGTGTGAGACCAATCTCAAGACGAGCAACATTTTTTAATCTGTATGTTGTTTTACTGGCTGTATATATTGCGTCATGGTCCTTGTTATTCACATGAAACAATCTGGTACTGCCGCATAGTACTTGTTTCCGGCAAGATATTTCTTTCTATTTTGCAGCCTTGCATCTCAGTGCCACAAGGTGTCGATAGCTATCCACGTGTCGATTTGGTGTGTTTTTTAATATCAATTGCACCTTTATCTTGAATAGCCACTGTTATACATCCTTTGCATTCTTTTGTTTGTGTTGTACATTTTGAATTAGCTCTAGCGAAGCCCTAATTGAGCTAAGCAGAGTGGCAGATTCCACTTGTGTAGGTACTATTTTTGATATTGCTACTGTGTTGTGTTCATATGGTTTTCGTTGCTGTTTATGAACTACAATCAGTCTCGAGTCTGCAATTAGATCCAATCCAGAACATTTTGATACAATCCCTCATTTTGTGTATCCATGTTTATTTGTCTGCATCTTGTttctttcctcaatcttgtttctGTCTATGTATGTGTGTTGTACTAACCATGAATTGTTTTTGTTCAAGGACAAGGAGGACGACTTAATGGCAGACAAGATGGAACCAGTACTTAATCCGGAGTACCCAGAGACAACTGAGACATGTATCGGTTCTTCTTCGTTTCTTATAAGCATCAGTTGTACAATGGTGAGCTTCCTGTAGCTTCGTAAAGACAATTTGAACCTCTGAGACATTTTTAATCTGCACGGAAAATGTTTGTTTGGTGCAGCTGCCATCTGTATAGAATCTTGATTTGTTAGTGGTAAAAAAACGCCGCCTTAAAGGTTTGGTCTGTACGAGTCTTTTCTTGCTTTTGTTTCTCTTTGAGCCATTTTGTTCATTCCCAAATGTGGTGAATAAAGTTTTGCTTTATATATTCAATGTGGATTCATTCCTCTGCTTGTTTGTAGCTGGTGCGGCTGATGGACGATGGATGGCTAGCTGCTCGGCATGATCTTGGTCACTGCCTCACTGCAGCAGTAGCCTGCTGCTCCAGGAAGCCACCAGCAGAGGATGGATGGCAAGGCTCTTGCTTATCCAATGTAGACCAAATGCGTCGCTGGTAAGCGATGATGAGGTGGTGTTACTCGAACCCTCCAGCAGAGGACGGAGGAGCTGGCTGGTCTGCAGCATGGTGCACCCTTTTGTTGTTGCTGCATGTTGACGACCTATGAGGGGTCGATTTGTgagcggatgatgagtcgagcggtggtgttattattattattattattattattattattattattttactGTTTTTGATGTCTGATAGTGAAGTCAAGACGTCATATAGTTCCATGGTCTTGCTGTCTAACGTGGAGCTAAAAAAAAGGGCAAATGAAATTGGAAAATTTCAAGTTTCAAATTCCTTTGCTTTTGAAAGTGATATCTGAAAATTTGCATGGTTTTGCTTAGCTCGCCAGGAAAGTTTGGTACTCTATCCGTGACAAAGAAGTCCGCCTATGATTGTCTGAGTGGTTGAGGGTGTTTTTTCATGTCCGAGGAGGACCATTTTTATTTCAGGGCGGTGATGAACGATGGCATGCATTAGCAGAAGGTTTGACCGACCATCTGGCGAATACGAGCGAGACGAGACGTATACACGGCGACCTCCTTGTATGTTATACAGTGGTGGCCCCTGAGCTGTATACACGACCGGTTCGAATTCTCCCTGCGTAAACCCTAGTGGGCGCCGGGCGGCCATGGACGTTGATTCCGCTTTCGTGTGTGAGGGTGTGAGTCTTGTAACCATGAAGAAAAATCGTGCGCTATGTTGACGctaatagcgcgctataacaTAGATAGAGTGCCCACGCCAATTTAATCAGTGAACAATGCCTTGTTAATAATAGCGCGTTATAGCGCGCCAATATAGCATGCTAATAACGTATTTGAGGACGCTTGGTTTTGATGCACAACTAGTAATGGCGTTTCGGTCTAATGTAAAACAAAAAACAATTATTTGTGGTTCTAGTTATTTCAAgaccgtgtgtgtgtgtgtgcagctGTGCATCAAAAGATCGGGCCAATCAGATCTAGCGAAGTCTCCTCCTCAATCGGTATTCCTCcttgaaataggctttcgcctccgctatattaatatagcaaccgcGCCTCCTTGCCACGTGTGCGGGAAATGGCCGGCCGACACCGCACGAGCAACGCCCGGCGGCACATGCCGGCGACGGTGGATTGAGGGGGAGGAGAAGTGAGGACGGACGGTGACGCTAGGGTTAGCTCCCTGCTCCCTCTCGCCCGCGCGGGGGACGAGAGAGAGCGCGAGCCGTAATACTGACTAAGAACCAGGCAATTGAGAAATTCCCTCAATCGGTATTCCAATTCCAAGAGAAAGGAAgatgaaaatgaaaataaaaaatgaGCGACCATTCTTTGTGGACCAAATCTGTGCGACCCTTCCTGGCTGGAGCCAGGCTGGCAGCAGATGGCGCTGGATTTCAGCTTCCACTTCATTCCTTGGCACTTGACAGCGACAGAAAAAGAGTTGTACTACAACGCAACCGCGCGTGCAGACTCGGCGCAGCCATATTTAGCTTTCCTGCAAGAAGTTGCACCGACGCACCCATGATGTGTCCTTGGTTTTGCGTACGTCCTATGGCGGCGTTTGAGGCTGTCGGGAATTAAAGGATGCGctcgagttttttttttttttttgaggtaaaGGATGCGCTCGAGTTAATTAAAAGGAAGTGAACATCTGGAGCCAAGCTGGCAAAGCACCAGGCAGGCCAGCAATTAATCCAGTTAACTGATGGACGGAATACGTAGCCCGGCGCGGGGGATCGATCGATAATTACTATTACATGCATCCGCGCCGCGGGCAGGAATACGAACGCAGCAcacggaaaagaaaagaaaaaaaagacctCGGCGTGGAATTAAAGGCGTGCTCTGTTTGGACCCCACCCGTGACCGACGAGACGACAGGCGGGACGGAGAAGCGAGCGCGGGGTGTCCACCGAGTCGATGGATGCTCTTGCCGCGTTTGCCGGCCAAGTCCGTGGATGAGGTGTGCAGCTCGGGATTTTGGCCCACGAGCACACCCAACACGGCAAAGTAAAACAAAAGGAGGGCGGAGGCCAAGGGATGTGCGAGCCCATCTTGCCGTGTGAATTGACGATGGAGGCCCAGCTCTGGGTTTCGCTTCTCCACAGGACTCGATCCCCCAACGGAAGCGCCACCGGCGCCGTCGCCTGCCGCCATGCTCCGCCTGCGAAGCTGCGTCCTCAcccatctcctctcttctcaccCCGCCGCCTCCCCTCTCCACCGACTACACTCAGCGGCTGCCTCCCCAAGCTCCGCGTTCGCCGTCGAGCGCACCTCGTCGACACCTGCGGCCTTACCCGAGCGCAAGCCCTCAAGGCCTCCACAAAGCTCTCCCACCTCAAGTCCCCCACCAATCCCGACGCTGTCCTTGCCTACCTCGCCGGCCTCGGCCTCTCCAGTGGCCGACATCGCCGCCCTCGTCGACAAGGATCCCGAGTTCCTCTGCGCCGGCGTGGAAAGAAACCTGGCACCCACCGTTGTCCAGCTCACCGGCCTCGGTCTGTCCCATTCCCAGTTACTGCCTCGTCTCGCTCGCCCCCGCCAAAATCCGCCGCAGATCCGTCGTTTCCAGGACGCACTACTACCTCTCCTTCTTCGGCTCCTCCGAGAGCTTCCTCCAGGCGATCAAGCGCTGCCCTCGTCTCCTCTCGGCCGACCTTGAGAATCCAGTGAAGCCCAATGTCGCCTTTCTGCAGGGGTGCGGGCTAGGTGCTTGCGATATTTCCAACACGTGTCTCGCCAGGCCGAGCATGCTCCTCACCAACCCGGAGCGTCTCAAGGCGATGGTGGCCAATGCGGAAAGTCTAGGTGTGCCACGTGGCTCTGGAATGTTCAGGCTCTGTTGCGTGGTGGCGGGCTTCGAGCAGCCGAGAATGGAGAATTTGAAGAACACCTTCAGTGGTCGGATGCCGAGCTCATCACTGCCGTGTCCAAGAATCCGATGGTGCTCAAGAGGTCTAAGGAGACGCTGGAGAGCAGCTCAAAGTTGCTCATCTCTGAGATCGGGTTGGAACCGGCATACATTGCTCGTCGGCCGGCAATGCTCAATTACAGCCTGGAGGGCCGGGTCAGACCCCGGTACCACGTTTTGAAGTTTCTTAAGGGAAACGGATTGCTAGATCGTGACCGGGACTACTATTCTGCATTCAAGGTGACCGAGAAGGTATTCGTGGACAAGTACATATGCCCTCACAATGAAGTTGCGCCGCACCTTGTTGAAGACTATGCCGCCGCTTGCAGAGGGCAAGTGCCAACGAATTTCAGATTTGCTTGAACCAAGGACAGGCTACGAGAATTGGTAACTGTGTGTTGGTTGTCTGCTGTTACATGTCTGTTTGATGCTGGTTTGGTCATTGCTAGCGTGGGATGAAGCTGATAATTTTATTCTTAAATACTGACATGTTAACCGCATTATTCAGTAGAGAAGAAACCATGGCTTGGTTGTGAACTTGTTTGTCCTACTGCAGGTTTTAAGCACACACATTGGATCTAAGAAATTGTGAGACCAGACCATTCTCCAACACATTAAATTTTCTACCTTCAGTTTAGTGCATTGAGACAATAAGCCAAGGTAAGGATGATGTCTTCTTCGTTGTGCTAACGAACTCCTGATTGTTCTATTATTTTGTCGCACTTCATAGTTGATAATTGGAGGATCTTTCCAATGCATGCCCAAATTTAGATAAAAAGTCTTTTGGGGAGCAACTCGAGGGGATGTTGCCTCTTGTTGTTAGCAATTCCTTTTTAGGACCCTAGTATCAATTCACCTGGCTTTGGATTAATCTATTCTTCAACTGTGGTCTCACAAAAAACAACGTTTTCATTTGCTCATATGCAGATTCACAACGATCTGTTTTTGCTTAAACTAACTAAATGTAAATGTATCCGTTCATCTATTAAAAGTGTCTGGAAGTGAGTTCTCTAGGTTATGCTAGAACAAGATGCCTTTAGTTCAATCACAGATAACATTTTGGAGCTATTGGTCATATTGGAAACACCTACTGGGCTGCACGATGAGATGTGCAGGGCTCATATCTGTACATGTATCTGCTAAAGAGAGATGCTCACTTAACTAAACTTTGAACTATCGCATGGAGGAGCATCTTAAGCATTGGCATCATTTATGTAAGTAAACATTCAGACGCATGCCCCCATGGTCTGTGGTACAGGTTCCACTAACATTTCTCTAATATATCTGTTCAATAGTTGATCTGAAGATTACATAAATGCTTGCTTGCTCATCTTTGTGAAAAAAAATCATCTCCTAATATCTAATTTCTTTATGAAGTGTATGTGTTAGCATTTTACACTATTTAGTGAGGCATATAAATAGATCCAGGTCAAATGCAATATTTTACAATATTTACTGAGACATTGATCCAAGCCAGGTTCAAGAATAGAAATGCATacattgtttgtttgtttgtgtaGTTCATTAAAATACCTATTTACCTGTGGTTTGGTTCATGCTGCCTCCTGTAGCCATCATCTCCTCCGCTTGGCATCAAGGGTGATTTGCATCCATGTATGATTTCCTGGGAGTAGCGCTGTTGGCCTAGTGACATGGTGCGGAGAGACAACGATGGAACGGTGATTCCGTTTGCTTGGGACACAATCAACTGGTGTGTACCGGTAGGAGTTATTGCCTGCTTGGAAGGCGCACGTAAAACTGTAGTCAATGATGAGCCGCTGATAGTGATTCCCTATATTACAACATAACCAAGAACATAGTGGCACAAACAAGTGGTACTAGGTACAAAGTACAAACAAGGACCCAAAACTGTTATTCCAAAGATCGTGCCCCATATGCTCAACATACCGCTTTCACATCTATGTAAAATTTACTCACATGATCTTCCATTCAAATGCCTTCGTTATTTGCAGTTTTCGAACGCAGTATTGGCgcttttctgatttttttcagCCGACAAACGTGTCCTAACTTGCTGCACATTTCTTGTTCAGTGTCTATGGCAAGAATAAGCGTTGGTGTCTGGAACAAATCCTTCAGTTTGTTCGAGTACTTGAAGGACTCAGATGGATCAGTTGTTGGTGATCGGCAAGCTGATTGGTCCGTAACTCTGCCACCACTTCTAGTTCCCATTTCCACCAGTCAGTTTCTCCCTTTCTTTGACCATATTTGGTAGTACTATTATGAGATATCTTTTTCTACACCATGGGGAAGAATTAGGAAATAAgtgttgtaaggtgttgcaccgatattagtttggtcacatataaaaatgaaattcaatctcagttaggctaagtgtccattaaaaggtagcacaatgggctagaagaagtctatgctagatttagatgagttctaaatattgtgatagattctacaaacgaatgcagagtatatcattgttttaacaatgaccgagggtgtttgagtcgaggggttctttgagaacttggtgtagttctggtAGTGTTAGAACTATGAAGCTATATTGTCCtgtgacaatattggtaacatatttcagaccgcggtattaaggttccaccagaataccaaacatatacgattaatgccgaccCTCATTTTAAAAACTAAGTGTCCTGGACCTTGTTGTCCGACTCGGAGCCTGCAGAGGAGGGGGGCGTGTAGACCTTGCTGTCGGCGCCGACCACTTTGGTGCCGATTTCATCAAGGTGTGGCCTGCTGAGCTCGATGGCGATTGGCTTGAGGGTGTCGTCGTCCTGCAGGATGAGCAACGTCCTGGTGGCGTAGACGAAGGTGTTTTCGAGGCTGTTGATCTTGAGCAGCTGAGGTATGAAGTTGTCGTGGTGGTCCAGGATGAAGAACCTGCCGTCGGTGATCGCCTTGTCGACGGTGATCCCGCCCTCGTAGAGCTTGTACATGTCCTCGAAGTCATCGAACTCTCGTGGCACTGCGGTGTCGAAGAGCTCCCTGGCAAGGGGGAGGATGCCGGCGCTGATTGCCTTGAGGAGGTAGGAGGTGAAGTCGGCCTTCTTGACGTGGTTGAAGCACTCGTCGCGGGGCACGTAGAACTGCTGAAGCACGGGCACGATGTTGCGGCTCTCGCACGTGGGATCGCTCTACATGGGCTTCCTGCCGGTGCGGGTAAGGGTAGGGGCTGTCGGGGCCGCCGAGGGTGAGGCAATTCATTGTAGTTAACCGCTCGATTAGATGTTATCATAGCTGGTTCAGAAACCTTATGTGATTCTTGTTGATCCTCTTTGTCAAGGCTGTTTACTCCTGCTCATGGTGACATCTTCTTCTCCGGTGATGTGTCTCTCGTTGCCTCCTCCAGTCAtgctctaatacaaaatctttggcCAGGCTCGATTACACAACACAATCTCATGGGCATTTTTGGCACTCACACAAACATGGAAGAACACACCAATACACAAAGGGCGATGTTTTGGGATGCATTAACCATGCGTATTTTCTGCTTTTTTGCTATTTTATTCAACCTCAAAATATTTGCTGACTACAAGGCGATGACCCGCTTCATCAAAAGAAAGGTAAGCATAACTCGTCATCAATATGAGTATTTTTTTGCACTGATACTTTGATCGGCGAATAATAGATGGCCGTAGACTATTACCATGATCATTTTCTAAACTGTAGCTAATTAGCTCATGCGATTCTTGTTGATCCCTTGCGGCCTGAGCCATGGATGGATGGAATCAAGAGAAATAAGACAGaaaacgttgaccaacgggggaatgatccctcccttggctatacgttgttaggtagGATGAGACTCTCCCCGCGGATGGACGCTAGGATGATAACCCGGTTTATTCGCCCCTCCCTGCGAAATTACCGCGAGATGGggattcgaacccgggtgggctggctgcgcactcgcttgccttgccactgagctggaACTCAGTTCTCAAGAGAGAAATAAGACAGATACAGAGGAAGCTGAGCCAGGAGCCGTAAACCGTACCTCAAGCTGGATTCATCGATCAAATAGGAGGAGATCCATCTCTGCCTCAGCGCTGCCTCTCCCAAATGATCCGGAGTGACatgccctctcctccctcgcctcgcctcgccaaAGTCCAAAGTCACAAGTCACGCACGCGATGCCGCCCGCGGCTGCTGCATCGATCTTGTATTTATAGACTCTTTTTTGGAGGGAAAGAGGTTCGAGTTTTGAGAGAGAATTCTGGGTGTTTTTGATCCGACGCTTCTCCTCTCCCCACCGTTTCTTCTATCGATGGATGGGATGGGCAGCACCACGGATCGGTGACCTGGCGTCAAAACATATCTCGTACCATAATGGCAGCCGTGAGGAGCCTAACTAATTATGGGGTGGAATCCTAGTAATCAACCAGTCAAGCAATAAATAACGGTGTGAGGGGCCGAACTAATTATGGGGTGGAATCCTAGTAGTCAGCCAGTCAAGCAATAAATGACGGGCGTTTCCGTTTTTCATCTCGACAACCAAAACTGAGATTATGACTGATTTCTGGCTCCTCCCACAAATCATGCTTTCCATATCTAATAAGTTCTGCCGTCCGTGCTTTCATTATTTCTACTGCTCAGCACCGTTGACAACTTGTGTGCTTTTGAATACCTTTTTTTTTATCTTCGCCACCAAGTCACAAATCACACACTGCATGCGCCTATAACCATGGCCTTGTATTTATAGACTATTTTTGGAGGAAAAGAGGTTCGAGTTTTTCAAAGATACTTCTGGGGCATTTCGATCCGATGCTTCTCCTCTCACCAGGATCGGTGACCTGGCATCCATCCCATAATGACAGTGGCCGGTGATGAGATCCACGTACTAGCTAATTATGGGATGGGGTGGGCGCCTCGGTTTTCCATTCTTCCTACTATACCAGCCAGCCAAAATGAGATCACGGTAATTATGCCGGTTTCTAGCTTTTGGGTGTCACTACCAGATCTCTTTTACGTGCTTCCCTTATTTATACTAGCAATATTGACAACTTGGCGTGCCGGAGAAAGATGGAGGCTGATGGTAGAAACGCAATATCGGGTGGCGAAAAGTGGCAAAGTGTATTTCTagcatcaacatggaggccgatgtaTTTCCAACATCGACATGACCGGCCATCCGCCCTACTCTTCCCGTCCACACTGCAATATTGTGGATTTTGGCTAGCTATGGTGTGCACAAGTTAATTTGACACACATGAATTTGAACTTGTGCGCAAGTTCAACACACATGAATTTGCCTCCATCAAAAATCTCTCCTAGATTTCTTCTACATGCTACCCTTATTTCTACAAGCAACACCGACAACTTGCCATGCTTCGGAATACCTTTTTCTCGCCGTCGCGCCTGCAAAAGGAAGCGTGCCGGATGATGATGGAGGCAAGAGGTAGTAGTACACAAGATAGGCGGTGACAAGTGGCAACTGTATTCACAGCCTCCAGATGGCAGGCCATCCATCCTCCTCTTCCTGTCAACACTGCCATATTGTGGCTCGAGATTTGGCCAGCTAAGTTGTCCACAAGTTCGGCAAAATGGATTTGCATAGCATGTTGCTTTCTCTCCCAGGAACACAGGACGAGCAAACCTAGCTAGAGAACACAAATATTCGTGTAGCAGAAAACCATACATACACCTTGTCTCTCTCTTTTCGGACATCTACACAAATGCtgatagtaataacttccaatatTGCATACAACACCAATCATGCGGCCTTTGTTACCAGAGGTTCTTGCTTCCGATCTAGCACACATCAACAACTTCCTCTTCCTACTTGTTTACAATGAAGCTCGGATGCCAATCTTCCTCATGAATTGTTTTGGCAATACATAGTCTTCATGTAGCTTTCTTGACACCACCTTCTTGTCAGACTGCAAACATACAAAACAACTAGTAGCTCCAACACTCATCCAATTCTCAAGTGCATGCTCATGTACAAAACAACCTCAAATTAGGAATTTTCTCCAACAATTAAATGTACTAGCTAAGCTCAatttagtgatttttgataaattgTTTTCCGTACATTCACAGCACATAACATCCTCAAGGCATTTAAATACATATAAAGAACTTAGCACAAGATATTGCTTGGCCACCAGCGAAACTACAGTATACACGACAGCTGCAGCAAGCCAAGCGACTGGACATGAAACAACACCTAGCTAGCTAGCATGTACAGCAGCATTGGTGGAAAATTTTGGCCAGATGCATCTTGTCCACACTTTAGCTAGAACCTGAATGATACACCACACACACAACTAGCATCTTCGCTAGTCCAGCCGGAACAAAACCTGAACCAACACACAGCTAGTCTAGCTCCTTTTCTCCAAGCCACCACCCCGCGGCTACATTTTACCCTcactgttgctgctgccgccgcTGCATCAGTGCAGGCCCGCGTACATCTCTCCCCTTCCTTCTCTCTCACCACCAACCGTTGTTAGCCAGCCGATCCTCCGGCGCAGCGTACATCCCAGCCGGCTACCAAGCACCGCAGGTCCAAGAACATGGCTCCGTTGGCATCTCATATGTACATCCGTCCACTACCTGCATTCACCACAACAAATCAGAAGGTAGCAACTAAATGAGAAAAAAGGTTGGGGTGTTCCTTCGAGTTGAGCTTCACTGTTTTTTCCATCATCATATCAAAAAACGACAGCTAGCTAGGCGACTGGACATGAAACAACACACAGCTAGCCAAAAAATAATTTGCTTCATGACAGTGGAAAATCGGCTAGCATCTCCCTAGTGCAGCCAGACCAGAACCTGAAACAACACACAGCTAGTCTAGCTCCCTTTCTCCAAGCCACCTCCCTGCAGATCCATTTCTCCCTCACTGTTGCTGTTGCCTCCGCTGCATCAGGGCATCCGCCAACCACATGTATGCACGACAACAAATCAGAAGGTATCAACTAAATGAGATAATGCCTTCATGGTGTTCCTTCGAGGTGAGCTAGACACATGGTTTCTTACATCATCATATtagataaataaataaaatggCAACAACATGAGACTCTCCTTTCTCTCTTTCTTTGTTTACGTGCATGGACATTCAGTCAACAACATGGGATTAATGTCCAACCAGTGAATTTGTTCCTCCGCTATTTTCTTAACCAGAACTAGAAAAGTGTAAAATAATGGAGCTATACTCCCAAAACAGGACAAGATCAAAACCACACAGTACATTGAGAGCTATAGAACAGCGAGCTGAGGCTACTAACACAAGATCATTGAGTCCATTAGCTTTCCAAGCACACAAGCATCAGGACCTCAAATAACCAGGCATATATACTAGATTCCTAGCAACAGAAATTAGAAAGTTAGATGGCAAGGTAGCAAGCCAGAGAATAACATAGCCACGGTAAGTGCAAGGGACCCAAAGATAGAAGGGGTGAACCAAGAGCTCACCACATTGGCTTTAACCTGGGCCAGGCAGATAACAGAAACAACATCATTAAAATGTTCATTACAAATACTATTCGGTGACGCACAGAACGAACTAAGCACCAGACCAGGAAGCAACACATTTAATAGCCAAAAGCATCCAGCCATCAACAAATAAGCAACAATTGACCCCTCTAAACTAAAAAGAAAGCTCTAGACTACAAAAGGGGAACCCACTAAAACATGCTATACCAAGATGCTAAAATTTCAAATTTGCACAAACAGCGCAGCCATGAGGCAATAATGTCATTCATCATGTAAATCAACCCAGCCAACAAAGCCACTTGGCATACCAAAATTAAGCCATTAGCAACTTCAAACATATAAGCAGTTGTGACCAGAACCAAGCATGCATGTGGATCTAACAAAGACCAATAAGTGAAAGCGGTTCAACATCATGTTAGTGTGCTATGCAACTGACTCCTTGATTAAATGACTGAGATTTTCCTTGTACACAACATTAAAATGAAATATACTGGCTCAGTAAATGGCAATCGCGTGCAGCGATGAGGAATTAGCAAATACAAGTCAGTTACTGGTGAACCATAAGAAGGTACAGTTTGGACAAGAGTTGACAAAGGATTGAAAATTGGGAAATCGTACAAATAATGGAACTCTGGATGTGGGAGCTCAATTCGACAACTCATTATGTGAACCGAGATGAAGGTGCTATGATTGGTGAAATAGCAGAATAATGAACCATAATATAAAAGAGATCATGCC includes the following:
- the LOC127308246 gene encoding uncharacterized protein isoform X4; this translates as MDTKGFHLLISLITSWRRVHRTAPLVVALSRFWLQFSQDKEDDLMADKMEPVLNPEYPETTETCIGSSSFLISISCTMLVRLMDDGWLAARHDLGHCLTAAVACCSRKPPAEDGWQGSCLSNVDQMRRW
- the LOC127308246 gene encoding uncharacterized protein isoform X5 is translated as MQLAGVAAMPCLRSWRRVHRTAPLVVALSRFWLQFSQDKEDDLMADKMEPVLNPEYPETTETCIGSSSFLISISCTMLVRLMDDGWLAARHDLGHCLTAAVACCSRKPPAEDGWQGSCLSNVDQMRRW
- the LOC127308246 gene encoding uncharacterized protein isoform X3; protein product: MQLAGVAAMPCLRAYENAMRLLLNRSWRRVHRTAPLVVALSRFWLQFSQDKEDDLMADKMEPVLNPEYPETTETCIGSSSFLISISCTMLVRLMDDGWLAARHDLGHCLTAAVACCSRKPPAEDGWQGSCLSNVDQMRRW
- the LOC127308246 gene encoding uncharacterized protein isoform X1, which codes for MEMNNNVVMDSMSDSSDWSTSDDSDIDELLQDDDVEMMSLLVEVQSFEDRAKLMDQRRGSTMGRTTIYRNRALGHEHLMEDYFAEDKEDDLMADKMEPVLNPEYPETTETCIGSSSFLISISCTMLVRLMDDGWLAARHDLGHCLTAAVACCSRKPPAEDGWQGSCLSNVDQMRRW